The genomic window TCTTGTAATTGTCTTACATCTTTAATGTACTGTCCCAATACACCCTGGATGCCGTTGAGATGAAAACCAAATCCGGCAGCCGTCTTctccattttacacaatttaggTTTAAGCTCTATTTCTTCCTTCTTCTTCCACTCCTGAGCGGGTGTGGGTGGCTTAAGCGGGGCGGGGAAGGTGATAGCTTCAGAGTAACTGGGTGGAGAAAGAGAGTCCTTCTTCTCCTCCCAGAACAGCATAGGTGACACTTTACCCTGGGCgggcacacacaaatacatgaCATCAATGATATGTACATACAGCACACTGGCCCATAAAGAAACTAGAGTCGCTGCCATTAAGATCTGTACATAGTTCATTgattgatgataataataataataataataataataaacatttaaaccatggaaggatggatgattaggatttttttaaccaaataaaaatataacttAAATATGttgaattattttaaaatacacactgatgtgttttgtttttaaccaaGTTGGAAAAATATTAAAACTATTATACCAGTCTTTTATATACCACGAGAACAGTGCTACACCAAGGTTAGGAGGTACTATGACATAAATTAAATCGttcgtgcaggtgtacctaatagtgtGACAGAGGGTGACCTCACCTGAGCATACATGAGGTCAGTGTCCTTGTCCACCACGAGCAGGCAGCATTTGTTGCCGCTCTGCCCGATGGCGTCCACCACTTGCTCGTGGGATCTCATGTCCATGTGCTCTCCGTTTACAGCCACCAACCTGTCCATGTCCTTGAGACCTCCTCCCTCCGCTGGACTGCCTCTGTCAATTTCTGTGATTACATGTCCTGCACACAAAAGCAAGTTCACGGTCAGTGAACAGTCATTTCCATGGCGACGGGAGAACATAACCTTCAGTACCACtcatgtaggcctcctccttgagcaAGAAGCCGTATCCGCCGGGTGCTTTAGTCAAGTTGACAATGCGAGGCTCGTGAGGGAGGCACACGGTCGTGGCCAAGTGAGAGGTGACCTTCATGTTCATGTTGCGGAAGTACCGATCAGTCTCGTCGTCCACCAGTAGAAACATGAGGCTCTCGCCCGCTCTCTTGACCTTGTCCACCACTTGCTCGTGCTTGTACAACTCGATATTCTCGCCGTTCACTTCCACCAAGCGATCGTTGAGTTTGACGCCAGCCCGGTCCGCCACGCTGCCAGGCACCACCTCCGACACAAACACACCCTGCTCACCTGAATATGGTATAAGAGACATTATGGAGATGTGTGCATCTGCAATGTCTCTAATACTAATAATACTAGTACTAGTGataggaaaatgaagcttcatatatgtttcatgaaccagttgttgcgGTACATTATATTTGTGTTTGTTAGCTAGCAGGGTGTTTTCGGCTTCAAGTAGAATTGTATTCAAAACATATAGCTGGGGCTTGATGTGGTATTTTTTGTGCAATGCTGTGAACTAAGTAAGGTTGTGGCTGGTGAGTTTCCTGATGTCACCTTTAACTGAACGAAGAGAGAAGCCATAGCCCGAGCCGGACTTGACCAGGTAGCAGAGCCTCGGTTTCGGGGCGTGCTGGCTGGTACCGTTGACCGCTGGGGTGCGGTGAGGCTCACCCAGGTTGACCCCCTGCGTCTTGGCCTGCTTGTAAGAAGCTTCGTCCAGAGTGTGAAAGGTGACTGTGGCCCCGCTGCTCCTCACCAACTCCACCACCTGATTCCATAAAGAAAAGGTGTACGCGATCGGAATTTCCCAAATTACATACGATACCGCAGGCTCGTTTACCTCAGAATGCGAAAGCCCATCGACGAATTTGCCATTCACTCGGAGGACACGGTCCCCATCTTTCATGCCCGACAGCTCAGCTGGACCTCCCATCTCCAGGCTGCGGATCAGGTGACCCTCCTCATCGTGCTCTATCCTTAAGTAGAAGCCAAAGGTTTGACCCGGTCTCTTGGTCAGAGAAATCACCTTTGGCTTGTACCCAGCCATGTCCTGTCACACATGCACAGTAGAATGAGATTCCAGAAGGTTTAAACGTCGTTGTCATTGGACAGCAAGGTATTCCGAGGTTAAAGAGGTTGAGATAAAAAGTTAATGTTGCATGCGAGTTTTAAAGTGGCAGTTAATGGTTAATCGCTTTCCTCAGTGATGACTCAGGTTGAAAAGACAAATTGCACTTTGAACTATATTGCCACTGTCATCCATGTTTTTGCATACATCTGATGTTATTAGGATGGCAATACGTGCGGTTGCGCTCGTTGACGGGCACGTGCCTGTCAATGGTTTATCACTATCAGCAGATCCCGAAGAACACGTGATAGAAAATACCTGGGAAATGCTTTTCACATTTCTTTCAATTTTAGTGTAACAttgttgaataaaaaaacaacagttttTTCCCCCAGTCGAATTTAACGCAATAAATATAAGATAAAACTGAGTATATACAGTCAATAATTTCCAGCTTGGCGAGAGGCTATatacaaaatatataaattttagatttGATCAAATTTCACCCACAGAATGCATTTATGAAATTAACCATCCCAACAATTGGATACGTGCTTTTTACTGGACAGCGATGAGATGATCAACAAAGGGTTAAAATTCTGTCtccatattttaatttcaaaaaattGAATGATCTAATGGCTAGCCTAAGTAAAAACAAACCTTGCAAATATTGGATCAGTTGAGCTTTTTAACAAAATCTGACAGCACCTGAAAATGAACACACTTTCAACAACTGTCACAAGATATGGGCAACTTACCAATTGACGTCTTTGCTCGGTCACCGTTCCAAGAGTAAGAGCTAACCTGTCGCTGCTGAGTTATTCGTCGTGCATACCCCCTCCACGTCCTCTTCCATGTACTCCGAAGGAACTTTGATGGGCCAAAGGTGGACCTAAAGGTTGAGCTATTTAACAGTGGTAGGTAGGAGTGTCCTCCTTGTCATCTGTTCTTGGAGAGAAGGCTGGATCCATAAAAGTTGTCTTTGGGATTGTGACGCAGGTTGCAAAAATGCAAACGTCAAGTACAAGCTATACGCTCGTGGAAACACCTTGTTGTTCCTGGAAACGGTTCAAACTGTTACCTGGGAGTATAATAAATAGCCCAGTGGTTAAATAAATGAGCATAATCATTAGAATCATTAGGCAGTGATACATAGCAATCAGTCAATTGTCAAATTAACATGTGGTATTATTTGACAAGATGTTAATTAGCATGGTTTTCCTGGTAGATTTATGATCACAACATTCTTTAACTGTGAGTAAGTCACTTCAGCTAGTTGGGATGGACAAAGGTGAGACAAACTCAGCTCAGGCCTGTAAACAAGTTTCTATTGCATGATGGCACTaaacaattttgacattttcgtATAAATGTAACATAGGTACCAAAGCTCAAGGTCGAAGTTTCCCCATGGCCGAGGAGGATTTGAGTGTGTGTAATGTACTGTAGTTAATATCAATTCTTTCAATTTCGAGCGTGTAGGAAAGTGATTGTTGGCTATGCTTCGGGTGGAGCTTCGGATGGAGCTTCGGATGGAGCATCGGATGGCGCTTCGGGGGAAGCCTCGCTCTCAGCCTTGGCCTCGACTTTGGTCTCGACCTTGGCTTCTGCCTTGGGGTCGACCTCGCCCTTAGCCTCGCCCTCAGCCTCGCCCGTGACCTCGCCGTCAGCCTCTTCCGACGTGAGGCCTGTGATGCATTTTGGGAACCACTTGAGAAGAGTCGTGGAGCCCGGCTCGCCCCACTCTCCTTCGGCCCTGTCCTGTGGAGGGAGGATCACAAAGATATTTACAAATGTTTCCTGTTCTTGCTGTTGTATTTACTTCTAAAGACGCTCTTACCTGCTCCATTTGATGATATTCCCCATGCTGCTCACAGCCGATGTCAAACACGTACTTTCCTGGACCAGATGgctacaaaacaacaacaaggatTTAATTATAGCTAATTTGACAAATTACCAATAATATTTCTTTTGTGGTGACCATGCACCAAGTCAATATATTTTATGGACTGTTTCACTCAAAAGTGAGCATTACTTTACGACAGTTCAGTGTTACATGTGATTTTAGCTTGTAACCTCACGTAATGAATATTCGATTATTGACATAAAACAgaactcacattattgttgacAAAGTTACTGCAGTATCTGTGGTTGGCGTGGATGAACTCTCCGACAGACTCGATCTTGCCATTGGCCCACATCCCAGTGTACACTGAGCCAGTGTCATGGTAACGATATGTACCCTCACCGTGCCTTTATACAAAACATATCAGGAATTTATTTCTCATACCAAAACACTGACCTACATTTTACATGAGACCTGATTGGACCACTGTTGCCATGATTTACGTTGATTTATCCCCAAACAGAAGAAATACCTCATGTGATTGAGCCACTCTCCAACATACGTGTCCCCGTTGGAATATGTGTAAACACCATGGCCCTGTCTCAAATCCTCGGTCCATGAGCCTGTGAGATTAGCAGATGATTTAAACTATTTCTTACTTACAGTCACTGGCACATATGGTTTGATTTTGTTGACATACCTTCATATTTGGATCCATCCGGGTAATAGAAGATGCCTTGTCCATGTTTCATGTTCTGATGGTAGTCTCCAACATATCTCGCTCCGTTGACAAAACGGTAAGTGCCCTATTAGAAGAAAACATGGAGAGCAACTTTGattaaaaattcaaattttcaaTGCGAAGGTAAAATTGTAGTTAAATGTTCTGTTTGTCTTCTTAGTCATCATCCAAACATAAAGGTCACGTGTTTGCAAAATCAATTTATTTTCTATATACTTGATGATAGCGTTTGATAATTATTATTACCTTGCCATGCCTTTTACCACGTTCATAGCGTCCTTGATAAACATCTCCTTTCGGGAGAACAGCTTTACCCATCCCATGTCGTTCTCCGGCCTCATTTCTGTCACCTTCATATTCCTGGAACAAATGATAAAATATAACAAAATTATGAAATTTGCACGATTGCCGATTCACTCCCGTCACCAAGGTtaccaacaaaacaaaacagtcgaGCGACAGACAAATCCTAGTTCTTACCCCGAGTTTATTGCGTTCATCGTCAAACTCGTCAGAGTCTATATCAGACATTGTTATTAATCTTCCGTTTAAGGGTGAAAATTAAAAAAGTTTCATTTAGAAAGGCGATGGAAAGAGCAGAGGCGCAGAGGCGCGTGGATACCTAGTAGATTAAACCCCGGAAGTTTACATCATTTGGCTTGTCGTGTCCTCGCGAGTAATattgttttaattatttttttttaaattgcacgtCAGGGCCACGCATACGGTATATAACCTACTGAACACTGTAcatatgaaattaaaaaaaaaacgtttttttttcaattcctgTATAGCAGAGCATTTTTGCGTGATGATTGTACTTTTGACAAGTATGCATAGCTGCTGAACGACTAATTCTAACACTCAAGTCCATTTTTTATATGAATCTGCCTGACACTGCAGTGTTGAGCCCCAGAGCAGTTTGGAAATTCCTGCCATAAGTGCAAGGGGACCCCCAAATACTCTTGAGCTCTGCCTCACACTGCCTCCATTAGTCTTGAAATTCCACGGCCAGGTAATGGATGCTTTTCCGTGATGGTGACTGTAGCAGCAGTGCTCCAAACAAATAATTGCAAACATGCCAGTTGCAAAATGCCACACTAGAATTGATTTACTCCAACCTGTCTTCATCAGTGGTAATCAACGTGTTTTGTAATTACCAACCGCGACGGGGAAGCACTAATCTCAGTCCTCATCCAGATTGGCATCCTCCCATGACTTGTTTATCTGGGCTAAGTGGCTTGACACATGACCTAGCCGAGACAGCCAATTAAGCACAGGAGAAAAAAACGATTAGAGGTGCATAATGGGCCTCCTCCCTCACCACTTTtcctgtcattaaaaaaaaaattcaggccAACCAGATGCTCCCCTGTTTTGCTCGAAAAACACAACACATTGGCCACCCAAATGTGCGGAGACAGTCCATTAAGTCATACTAACTTTAGAACCGCAACTACAAGATTCATGCAGAATCGATACGTCAATAATCAAGGTAGAAAACAGATTGCATTTTTGTCCGGTCAATAAGATTGCATGAGCATGCATCCCCAAAACAGGAAGCACAGCGACATTAATGGTGTTATATCACAACAGCACAGAGGCTCAGTGAGGTCAGGGCCAGTATGTACATTTGTTCATATCCTGCCGATGAAACTGGACAGACTGAAGCAAGTGATTGTGTAATTGACCCCCACCTGCTGGTAATGCTTATACTGTATGCAACTCTCATATTGACCGTTCAAAGGAAGAAGAGGGGTCACGTTATTTttttaggtgttttttttttttctcccccccatcCTTGGTACTGACGACCCATCACTGCCTTTAGATTTTTCTTGGAAGGGTGCAAATTATAAATTAAATTTCATATTACTCTGTACTTGTGATATGTGCAATAACAATCAATAAATCTGATTTCTCTTTCTTTCCAGCATGCTACTCCTTACTGAAAGGAAACTCCTACTTCTAAAAAGAGAAGCAGTTACCGACTGTGGCCGCATGAGGGCAATAAAATGCATTTAATACTACAACAGTCACTTATAGCCAAACGGCCCAACAGACACTGACTGGAGCATCTGGAGTGATTTAACATGCATAGCCATCAATTATCATAACTTATGGCAATGCTTTTCCTTTTATGGGGCGCTCTATCTTGAGAAAATATATGGATCCTCAACTAGAAGGCTGTCGTGAAATTACCACGTGGGAATATGcggcccctctctctctctctctctctgtgtcctACGTCTCTCACCCTCCTACGTCTCACGCTCCTACGTCTCTCACCCTCccacgtctctctctctctctctctctctctctctataagtGTAATACGTCTCTCACCCTCCGTGAGATTCACTCGATGAGATGACATCGTAGCAGTTTGCAAGGCTCCCCCTTTCCTTTTCAACGCGCACCTAAAAGCAGCTGTAAAGAAAAGCTACTTTCTCCTCCATGCAATTGAGAACTTGCCAAGAACTACGGCATGGATGCAAGTGCGCGCGGCATCAATTTAGAATTTGAGGGCATATAACTTTTCACCAATACATGCAAGTTGATTGAAGAAGTATGGATTTGTTAGGGCTAAACGAGACGTTCGGCGAGTGTGCAATGTTGCGCGTTTTTTTGGCGCAGGGCGGGAGCGCCAACGCTTCAAACCGGAGTTGCGGCAACATCTCCATGCTGCTCACACCTCGCGGCGTGCAGCCAAAAGGTGAGAAAACACACTGAAGttgatcagatttttttttttttttttttaatggagaaGACGTGGCACTGTGACGTTAACACTGTCAACCATTCAGTTCATGTAATGGTAGTTACTTATAGTATCAAACTTATTTGACCAGCTTTGAAATCAAATGTCAAGAATAAAAGTTTAATTTGTTCAATTATCGTTACTGCTAAAATGTTATTTTAGTGAGAGCCCTGGAAGTTGACAGACGATTTTATTTCACGGGCCACATGAAGTGATGTAACGAGCTGgatttggcccccgggccttgactttgacacctgtggtttacAGTGACCAGCCACAGCATGTAACCATTGCGCAACCCAGTACAATAGCATGGTTACATCTTGATCGACAGTGTGAATTGTACTAAGCGCTTTCTCAAATTTTTGGTTACACTGTACAGGAGTAAAACATCTTTAAAATCACATTAGTATAATTTCTGAAAGGAATATTGTTTCACTGATTATTTACATCACTAAACTGCATTCCAATATTTTTCAGTAGTTTATGCCGTCTTGTGATAGAAAAGAGACTAAATAAAGCACCTTCCATAGCTCAGCCACCTCATCAAACAATTCATGCTATTTTTATCCACCTCTTTAACTGACCCTTCTTAATTGTTTACtgatgaagtgtgtgtgtgtgtgtgggtgtgtcacTGCACAAAATGAAGAATCTTCATTAGGAGTGTCTGTTTACAAACAGTTTGCTAAACATGCTGTTGAGATTACCGATGCCCTTCTCAGACCTGTCTCACTGGTTCTTTACTCGACCGCCATCTTTAACAAGGGCTGGGATGCATTCTGTACAGCTGCCTGTCAATCGCAGCACTACAAGTCATTTAAAGGTGTGTTGCTGGCATGCCAAGCACATCGCCGCAATCCATAGGATGTTTTACATACATGGATGGCTGCATGGTGGTCATCTGACATGTTTGATTTTCAGGGTATGTGAGCATTTGGGAAAACAATTGAATACATAATATTGTCTCTTGATGAATACAGATGTTCTTTGATTGAGTGTCCGTTTGTCTGACTTTGGGCTCAAGAAcacttgattttttaaaaatttattgTGGTTGATATACTGTAGCATGCACAAGCACCTTTGATTTCTTCAAGGGTTAGTTCTAGGCCccccttttatttccttttcctgattttttgggtctttaattgtgatttttttttttgctttgacaacAGGCAAATTTATATGACTAAAAAAGATGAGTAATGGACATTCATTGTGATTTGGGAAGAAAAATGTCACCCTTTGTAATCAATCAACTATGACACATTTTTGAATCACGACGACAGCAGTAAAAAAAACCAGCGCATTCTTGTAACGTCAGATTTCTATAAGAATATAACGCTCTCACTTCATAGTAAATTCATAAAATATCCAGTGAGTGTATGACATTCAATAAAAACTTGAGTTTTCCCTCAGGCACCATACCGCGAAGTCAAGAGAATATCAGACCCAACATAGCTGCTGTCCGCGTTCGTAGTCACCCACGAAATGATGCCGCACCGGCTCATGGCCACCAGTGTCTTTTCTGGGTCCATTACGCACAAGGTCTGCATTTATGGAGATTACCGACGCGAGGTGAAGTCAAGATTAGCATTGTGACGCATGCATTTATCTCCAGACCCGTCAATACGTCCTGTCACTGagcacctttaaaaaaaactccCTTCCATTTCTTTGAATTGTTCCTATATTTACCCACCtgagagtctttttttttttttctaacagagGGGTGCAGGTGTTTTGAAGGCACACATCCAACTAGCACAATGAAGATTATTTCACACTCCGGCAGTTGTTCAGACATCAACTGAAGTGGTTTGGCTGAATCGCTGTCTTGTTGAGTGCAGACGAATGAGAAGGTCTTTAGCGAGTCAATGAAAATGTTGATGAGCTATCCAGGATGAGGGCTGATTGCAATTCATCATGCATCAACGGGAGGGCATTACGGGGGTGATGAGAAAGGGGGGGAAATAAATGGCGTGGAGAAAAAGTCACTTTCACACTATTGACCTCAAAATCCTCAATTGGAGCATTTCATGCAAtccctgtgcctgcgtgcgtCTGTGTCATGGCACATATGAAATGTGGCACAGAACAGTCACAATATCGGCGGTTTATTGTTAGCTGAGAAAATTTCAAGTTTGTTTGCCATACATGAGATGTTAGCATCATAGTTAACCGAAATATTAAAAACTGTAATGATCATTGTTCTGTAAAAATGATAGTCTTTGTAAAGGCAAATATTTGCTACATCTCCTGTGCTGGATCTCATTAGACTATGCAAGTGCAACTATTGTTTTCAATTAGAAGCGGTGCAAGAAGGTTCACCCAGTAGCAGCAGTATGTCACCGCATTGAGGTTTTCATCAACTGTTGTGGCTTGCGGTTGATCTTAGTGACACAGCTGAGGTGACATTTGCAGCGCCGGATAAGACACTCACGCTGACATTTACCAATACCTCCGCCTTACAGGAGCAAGGGcagatttattattttattcctGATAGCCACGTTGACACAAGAGCCAACCGCACCAGAAAGTGTCGTGCTGCATACATAGCAGACACGTGGGGAGAACATATTTCATAGTCCATAAAATGTCAGATTTGTTGAATGAGAAATGCTGATTAAATGTTAAATATTCATGGGCAGACAATGAACTCTGCCACCAGTTAAATGCGTGTCTAATAAAAATCTCTGCACACAATTAATCTTGGTTTAGATGAAAATAAGAAAAGTCGATGGCGTTGAGTCGTTTTATTTTCATGGTGGAGGTTCATTCATaatttgaacataataacataaaacaaagagctacaaatgaaaacatttaccACACAGCCTCTTCTAGTCAACGGAGATGACTATGCCCGAGAGGTTTGGTATATTTTGCCAGTTAAACAACAGATtaaaattattcaaataatgAAATAGA from Syngnathus scovelli strain Florida chromosome 8, RoL_Ssco_1.2, whole genome shotgun sequence includes these protein-coding regions:
- the rsph1 gene encoding radial spoke head 1 homolog, with amino-acid sequence MSDIDSDEFDDERNKLGEYEGDRNEAGERHGMGKAVLPKGDVYQGRYERGKRHGKGTYRFVNGARYVGDYHQNMKHGQGIFYYPDGSKYEGSWTEDLRQGHGVYTYSNGDTYVGEWLNHMRHGEGTYRYHDTGSVYTGMWANGKIESVGEFIHANHRYCSNFVNNNPSGPGKYVFDIGCEQHGEYHQMEQDRAEGEWGEPGSTTLLKWFPKCITGLTSEEADGEVTGEAEGEAKGEVDPKAEAKVETKVEAKAESEASPEAPSDAPSEAPSEAPPEA
- the pdzk1 gene encoding Na(+)/H(+) exchange regulatory cofactor NHE-RF3 gives rise to the protein MAGYKPKVISLTKRPGQTFGFYLRIEHDEEGHLIRSLEMGGPAELSGMKDGDRVLRVNGKFVDGLSHSEVVELVRSSGATVTFHTLDEASYKQAKTQGVNLGEPHRTPAVNGTSQHAPKPRLCYLVKSGSGYGFSLRSVKGEQGVFVSEVVPGSVADRAGVKLNDRLVEVNGENIELYKHEQVVDKVKRAGESLMFLLVDDETDRYFRNMNMKVTSHLATTVCLPHEPRIVNLTKAPGGYGFLLKEEAYMSGHVITEIDRGSPAEGGGLKDMDRLVAVNGEHMDMRSHEQVVDAIGQSGNKCCLLVVDKDTDLMYAQGKVSPMLFWEEKKDSLSPPSYSEAITFPAPLKPPTPAQEWKKKEEIELKPKLCKMEKTAAGFGFHLNGIQGVLGQYIKDVVKGGAADLAGLEDDDIVVEVNGKNVEQCTHEEVVDIIRGTGNRLEMLVATKNVYVQLNARGTPITRQLLGETSQAQVHSEDQETPPVKERTSSVSSSSSCQSTDERL